The sequence CGCCCATTCCGCCCATGTCAGGCATTGCTGGACCAGCGTTTTCTTCTGGGATGTCAGCTACAACAGCTTCAGTTGTTAAGAACATAGCTGCAACACTTGCTGCGTTTTGTAGAGCTGAGCGAGTTACTTTCGTTGGGTCAACGATACCAGCTTCAATCATGTTTACCCATTCGTTTGTAGCTGCGTTGAAACCAACTCCCGCTTGTTCGTTTTTCAAACGTTCAACAATGACAGAGCCTTCTAAGCCAGCGTTTTGTGCAATTTGACGTACTGGTTCTTCTAATGCACGAAGAACGATTTTCACGCCTGTTGCTTCATCACCTTCAGCTTCGATTGCTGCTACTTTGTTATATACGTTAACAAGTGCTGTACCACCACCGGATACAATACCTTCTTCTACAGCTGCACGAGTCGCATTAAGTGCGTCTTCAATACGAAGTTTACGTTCTTTTAATTCTGTTTCTGTAGCAGCACCAACTTTGATTACTGCAACACCGCCAGCAAGTTTAGCTAAGCGTTCTTGTAATTTTTCTTTATCGAATTCAGAAGTTGTTTCTTCTAATTGAGCTTTAATTTGGTTTACACGAGCACCAATTTTGCTTGGTTCTCCAGCACCTTCAACAATTGTTGTGTTATCTTTTGTAATGACAACTTTTCCAGCGCGACCAAGTTGTTCGATTGAAGCAGATTTAAGTTCTAAACCTAAATCTTCCGTAATCACTTCACCACCAGTTAAAGTAGCGATATCTTCAAGCATAGCTTTACGACGGTCACCAAAACCAGGTGCTTTTACTGCTGCAACATTGAATGTACCACGAAGTTTGTTTACAACTAGAGTTGCTAGAGCTTCCCCTTCAATATCTTCAGCAATAATTAATAATGGTTTTGATTGTTGTAAAACTTGCTCAAGTAATGGAAGAATTTCTTGGATATTTGCAATTTTCTTATCCGTAATTAAAATATATGGATTTTCTAAAACTGCTTCCATTTTATCTTGATCTGTAACCATGTATGCAGATACATAACCACGATCGAATTGCATACCTTCAACAACGTCCATTTCCGTATTGAATCCTTTAGATTCTTCAATCGTAATAACGCCGTCTTTACCTACGCGTTCCATCGCTTCTGCAATTAATTCTCCAACTTCTTCATCACCTGCAGAAATCGTACCAACTTGTGCGATCGCTTCTTTACTATCTACATGTTTTGAAATTCCTTTTAATTCTTCAACAGCAATGTTAACTGCTTTTTCGATTCCTTTACGGATACCCATTGGGTTTGCACCAGCAGTTACGTTTTTCAAGCCTTCACGAATAATCGCTTGTGCAAGAACAGTTGCAGTCGTTGTACCGTCCCCAGCAACATCATTTGTTTTGCTTGCAACTTCAGCAACTAGTTTTGCACCCATATTTTCAAATGGATCTTCTAATTCGATTTCTTTTGCAATTGTTACACCATCATTCGTAATTAAAGGTGAACCAAATTTTTTCTCTAATACAACGTTACGTCCTTTAGGTCCTAATGTAACTTTTACCGCATCTGCTAATTTATCAACACCATTAAGCATGCTACGGCGAGCTTCTT comes from Bacillus andreraoultii and encodes:
- the groL gene encoding chaperonin GroEL (60 kDa chaperone family; promotes refolding of misfolded polypeptides especially under stressful conditions; forms two stacked rings of heptamers to form a barrel-shaped 14mer; ends can be capped by GroES; misfolded proteins enter the barrel where they are refolded when GroES binds), translating into MAKQMLFSEEARRSMLNGVDKLADAVKVTLGPKGRNVVLEKKFGSPLITNDGVTIAKEIELEDPFENMGAKLVAEVASKTNDVAGDGTTTATVLAQAIIREGLKNVTAGANPMGIRKGIEKAVNIAVEELKGISKHVDSKEAIAQVGTISAGDEEVGELIAEAMERVGKDGVITIEESKGFNTEMDVVEGMQFDRGYVSAYMVTDQDKMEAVLENPYILITDKKIANIQEILPLLEQVLQQSKPLLIIAEDIEGEALATLVVNKLRGTFNVAAVKAPGFGDRRKAMLEDIATLTGGEVITEDLGLELKSASIEQLGRAGKVVITKDNTTIVEGAGEPSKIGARVNQIKAQLEETTSEFDKEKLQERLAKLAGGVAVIKVGAATETELKERKLRIEDALNATRAAVEEGIVSGGGTALVNVYNKVAAIEAEGDEATGVKIVLRALEEPVRQIAQNAGLEGSVIVERLKNEQAGVGFNAATNEWVNMIEAGIVDPTKVTRSALQNAASVAAMFLTTEAVVADIPEENAGPAMPDMGGMGGMM